From one Kwoniella shandongensis chromosome 4, complete sequence genomic stretch:
- a CDS encoding S-formylglutathione hydrolase translates to MPALEKVSSNRVSTGSLTKYKFPSSSLSLPTQFNLFVPSSASPSSPVPVLFYLAGLTCNEDTGAQKGAFLNKAGEEGIAIVFPDTSPRGAGVEGEDDDWQLGTGAGFYLNATSEKWKKHYNMYDLVVKELPEVLKEADLGLDFSRVSIFGHSMGGHGALSIYLKNPGQYKSSSAFAPACNPSKTPWGVNAFTNYLNAVTRSSPPSEWLQYDSSHLLQSFKGDAHILVDVGTEDDFLKKGQLEPKTLERVGKEGVEVRMQEGFDHSYYFISTFAPEHVAFHAKYLKA, encoded by the exons ATGCCTGCTCTTGAGAAAGTCTCTTCGAACCGAGTATCCACTGGATCTCTCACGAAATACAAattcccttcatcttccttatcTCTCCCTACGCAATTTAACCTTTTCGTgccttcttccgcttctccttcttctcccgtACCAGTCCTCTTCTACCTCGCCGGATTGACATGTAATGAAGACACTGGTGCACAAAAGGGTGCTTTCCTCAAcaaagctggagaagaaggtatCGCTATTGTATTCCCCGATACTAGTCCCAGAGGAGCGGGAgtagagggtgaagatgatgattggcAACTTGGGACTGGAGCGGGGTTCTACTTGAATGCTACTAGCGAGAAATGGAAGAAGCATTATAACATGTATGATCTGGTCGTCAAGGAGTTACCAGAGGTATTGAAGGAAGCAGACTTGGGCTTG GACTTCTCGAGAGTATCGATCTTCGGTCACTCGATGGGAG GTCACGGAGCGCTATCAATCTACCTCAAGAACCCTGGACAATACAAGTCCTCGTCCGCCTTCGCTCctgcttg TAACCCATCTAAGACACCATGGGGTGTCAACGCTTTCACAAACTACCTTAACGCCGTCACTcgctcctctccaccttccgaATGGCTCCAATACGactcttcccatctcctccaaagCTTCAAGGGCGACGCTCATATCTTGGTGGATGTTGGAACCGAGGACGATTTCCTGAAAAAGGGTCAATTAGAGCCCAAGACTTTGGAACGTGTAGGTAAAGAAGGCGTGGAAGTGAGAATGCAGGAAGGGTTTGATCACAGTTATTACTTT ATCTCAACTTTCGCACCTGAACATGTCGCGTTCCATGCCAAGTACCTCAAGGCGTAG